A stretch of the Methylacidiphilum caldifontis genome encodes the following:
- the mgtA gene encoding magnesium-translocating P-type ATPase, translating to MMRNATKEKKPVEEKKWRSLFFSLFLGKVRLGERKKEAFLKEREESIFKKLKEASVISLNDLYEQLGTRPEGLTEAEVEERLEKYGYNEIKQEEVPHWFVMLLQSYFNPFALLLTFLALVAWSVGEKESVIVMMIMVVVSVLLRFVQEFQSTKAAERLKAMVRTTATVKRIWEQKGDDTEKPLVPEVNQAREVPISQIVPGDILQLSAGDMIPADVRLIFTRDLFVSQGVLTGESMPVEKYDSAYPSSLTEQKRTDPFSLPNIAYLGTNVISGTATAVVLSTGENTYFGAFYKSLRGYRTVTSFDLGVNRISWLLLQIIGTMIPVIFLINGFTKGNWMDAFLFSLAVGVGLTPTMLPVIVSGCLARGALLLSKNKVVTKRLNAIQNIGAMEILCTDKTGTLTHNKIILEKYLDPEGEENEEVLKYAYINSYYQSGLRNLLDQAVLDKKEEAKNFIFHYSKVDEIPFDFSRRRMSVVAREVATGKDLLITKGAVEEMMAICKTLLKKGKVIELSPEMKKKALALRDDLNSDGLRVLAVAYRELPLDMNRPVSVNDEKEMTLCGFIAFLDPPKHDAEEALRALRNFGVEVKIITGDNEIVTRKICDWIGLEVKGVMRGYEVESLTDDELITASEKANIFVKMSPLQKARVIRALRTGGHVVGFLGDGINDAQALREADVGISVDTAVDIAKESADIILLEKSLIVLEQAVIEGRIMFGNMVKYIKMAVSSNFGNVLSILGSGILLPFLPMSPLQILILNLIYDLSQTLIPWDRMDEEFIAKPRRWEAEGILRFMLIIGPLSSIFDYVTYGVMWFVFGANSIEKQALFHSGWFVESLLSQSLIVHMIRTRKIPFIQSIATRPLVLATAVVIVIGHLISKSYFGEAAGLVPLPINYYFWLWGILLAYCIVVQTVKSWYIKKFNGEWL from the coding sequence ATGATGAGAAACGCAACAAAAGAAAAGAAGCCCGTTGAAGAAAAAAAATGGAGGAGTCTTTTCTTTAGCCTATTTCTTGGAAAAGTTCGACTAGGGGAAAGAAAAAAAGAAGCTTTTTTAAAGGAAAGAGAAGAGAGCATTTTTAAAAAGCTTAAAGAAGCCAGTGTTATTTCCCTTAACGATCTTTACGAACAATTGGGCACTCGTCCCGAAGGCTTGACTGAAGCAGAAGTCGAAGAGCGGTTGGAGAAATACGGCTATAACGAGATCAAACAGGAAGAAGTTCCCCATTGGTTCGTTATGCTTCTGCAGAGCTATTTTAATCCTTTTGCCCTGCTTTTAACTTTTCTTGCATTAGTAGCATGGTCTGTGGGTGAAAAGGAAAGTGTCATTGTCATGATGATCATGGTCGTTGTGAGCGTACTTTTGCGATTCGTCCAGGAGTTCCAGTCGACTAAAGCGGCTGAAAGGCTCAAAGCCATGGTGAGAACGACCGCTACGGTGAAGAGAATTTGGGAACAAAAAGGAGATGACACAGAAAAACCCCTTGTTCCTGAAGTAAACCAAGCTAGAGAAGTCCCTATCAGCCAGATTGTTCCTGGAGACATTTTGCAGCTATCCGCTGGAGATATGATTCCAGCTGATGTGCGGTTAATCTTTACAAGAGATCTATTCGTAAGCCAGGGAGTGCTTACGGGTGAGTCTATGCCCGTAGAAAAATATGATAGCGCTTATCCCTCTTCGTTGACAGAACAGAAAAGAACTGATCCGTTTTCCCTGCCCAACATAGCTTACTTGGGGACAAATGTGATTAGTGGAACGGCTACGGCCGTGGTGCTTTCAACAGGTGAAAATACCTATTTTGGTGCTTTTTATAAGAGCCTTCGCGGTTATAGGACGGTAACCAGTTTCGATCTCGGTGTAAACCGAATTAGCTGGTTACTTCTCCAGATTATAGGCACCATGATCCCCGTTATTTTTCTCATCAACGGGTTCACTAAAGGGAACTGGATGGACGCTTTCCTTTTCTCTTTGGCTGTAGGAGTAGGACTCACTCCTACCATGCTGCCGGTGATTGTCAGTGGTTGTCTGGCTCGAGGCGCATTGTTGCTTTCAAAAAATAAAGTGGTGACTAAGCGGCTCAATGCCATTCAGAATATAGGGGCGATGGAGATCCTTTGTACAGATAAAACAGGCACCTTAACTCATAATAAAATAATTCTTGAAAAATATCTGGATCCAGAAGGAGAAGAGAACGAAGAGGTTTTAAAGTACGCTTACATTAATAGCTACTATCAGAGTGGGCTACGTAATCTGCTTGATCAAGCTGTCCTCGATAAGAAAGAAGAAGCTAAAAACTTCATTTTTCATTATTCCAAGGTAGACGAGATCCCATTCGACTTTTCCAGGCGTAGAATGTCAGTTGTAGCGCGAGAAGTTGCTACAGGAAAAGACCTTTTAATTACCAAGGGGGCAGTAGAAGAGATGATGGCTATTTGTAAGACGCTCCTTAAGAAAGGAAAAGTCATCGAATTAAGTCCAGAGATGAAAAAAAAGGCCCTGGCCCTGCGTGATGACCTGAACAGCGATGGATTGAGGGTATTAGCTGTGGCCTATAGAGAATTGCCGCTGGACATGAATAGGCCCGTGTCGGTAAACGATGAAAAAGAGATGACCCTTTGTGGTTTCATCGCCTTTTTGGATCCTCCAAAGCATGATGCCGAAGAGGCTTTACGAGCGTTGAGAAACTTTGGTGTGGAGGTCAAAATTATTACAGGAGACAACGAGATCGTTACCCGGAAAATCTGTGATTGGATAGGATTGGAAGTCAAAGGGGTAATGCGAGGGTATGAAGTCGAAAGTTTAACGGATGACGAACTCATTACCGCTTCTGAAAAAGCCAATATTTTTGTTAAAATGTCGCCTTTGCAAAAGGCCAGGGTAATCCGAGCCTTAAGGACAGGAGGACATGTTGTTGGCTTCTTAGGTGATGGGATAAATGATGCCCAAGCATTAAGGGAGGCGGACGTGGGTATATCTGTAGATACGGCGGTGGACATAGCTAAGGAGTCAGCCGATATCATTCTGTTGGAAAAGAGCCTTATTGTTCTCGAGCAGGCGGTTATCGAAGGCAGGATAATGTTCGGCAACATGGTCAAGTATATAAAAATGGCGGTGAGTTCAAATTTCGGCAATGTCTTGAGTATCTTAGGCTCTGGGATATTGCTTCCCTTTTTACCGATGAGTCCCCTGCAAATACTCATTTTAAATTTGATTTATGATCTTTCACAGACACTTATTCCTTGGGATAGAATGGACGAAGAGTTCATTGCCAAGCCTAGAAGGTGGGAAGCGGAGGGAATTTTAAGGTTCATGCTGATTATTGGGCCTCTGAGTTCCATTTTTGACTATGTCACCTACGGGGTAATGTGGTTTGTTTTTGGTGCCAATTCTATAGAAAAACAAGCTTTATTTCACTCAGGTTGGTTCGTGGAGTCCTTGCTTTCCCAAAGCTTGATTGTTCATATGATTAGAACAAGGAAGATTCCCTTCATACAGAGTATAGCAACAAGACCACTGGTGTTGGCTACGGCGGTCGTTATCGTCATTGGGCATTTGATTTCAAAAAGTTATTTTGGAGAGGCTGCAGGACTTGTTCCTTTACCTATAAACTATTATTTCTGGCTTTGGGGAATCCTTCTTGCTTATTGTATTGTCGTGCAAACGGTAAAAAGTTGGTACATAAAGAAGTTCAATGGAGAATGGCTCTAA
- a CDS encoding cupin domain-containing protein translates to MNDRFFVKELNKEAYFVAKDGAFLNELFHPEKEGLSLSFSIAYGRVDPKKSTKAHRLNQPEIYLFLSGEGIFKTGAEKSYPVRTYSLVYVPAGCLQWVENPAEEPLSFLCIVSPPWKAEWENEENL, encoded by the coding sequence ATGAATGATCGTTTCTTTGTAAAGGAGCTGAACAAGGAGGCCTATTTTGTGGCCAAAGATGGTGCTTTTTTAAACGAACTTTTTCATCCTGAGAAAGAAGGCCTGTCTCTTTCTTTTTCCATCGCTTATGGGAGGGTTGATCCCAAAAAATCGACCAAAGCTCATCGACTGAACCAACCCGAAATTTATCTTTTTCTCAGTGGTGAAGGTATCTTTAAAACGGGTGCCGAAAAGAGCTATCCTGTTCGGACTTACAGTCTAGTCTATGTGCCTGCAGGCTGCCTACAATGGGTGGAAAATCCAGCTGAAGAACCCTTGAGTTTCCTATGCATAGTGAGTCCACCCTGGAAAGCGGAGTGGGAAAATGAGGAAAATTTGTGA
- a CDS encoding glycogen/starch/alpha-glucan phosphorylase, protein MTSRNGFWRFATDTSPEGIRESILSHLRLSLARSPDTATTFDWWISTAMMCQDHIVDRFLATYRAQKAEKVKRLYFFSLEYFLGRLLHQNLISLGILEQTKKALIGLGLDIDQIFEEEPQIGLGNGGLGRLAACFLDSLSTLRYPAFGYGLHYEFGLFHQDIINGYQVERPDDWTRFGVPWEIIRPRYSQVIRLYGNIDWNKQKPVWVGGKEILGVPYDYLIPGYNSPVVNVLRLWRSKSTVEFDLEAFNRGGYFEAVAEKNFSESISKVLYPNDKTEIGRELRLIQQYFFVSCSLHDIIRRFLKEHSNLDDFPSKVVIHLNDTHPAIAIAELMRIFLDEHNLSWSKSWELVSQCFAYTNHTLMPEALEKWSVPLFERVLPRHLQIIYEINKQLLDNIPLNIQERDKLIRQVSLIEETQPKLVRMANLAICGSYSINGVSALHSELLKKELFHPFYILYPKKFHNVTNGITPRLWLLASNPRLSNLITEVIGDGWPSDLEQLDALKPYAQDPAFKEKYNLVKQSNKAELSSLLKKKYNFVLDPEAIFDVQIKRIHEYKRQHLNLLHILSLYRRLLDNPNLDIHPRVFLIAGKAAPGYDLAKCIIKAINAVGYKINNDPRVNKKLRVYFVPNYGVWSASKIIPAADVSEQISTAGKEASGTGNMKLALNGALTVGTMDGANIEILEAVGERNIFIFGLRAEEIRKLSTSGYSSRKIYESDPEIKYLLDWLKSGEFSQNEPPSVLYPVVHSLIDGGDPFFVLADFHAYKQTQLEVDQQYKDRQMWISKAILNTASLGWFSSDRSIQQYATNIWDLSPCLPK, encoded by the coding sequence ATGACTTCTCGTAATGGATTTTGGCGTTTTGCCACCGACACCTCCCCAGAAGGGATCCGGGAATCTATACTTTCTCATCTGAGGCTAAGCTTGGCCCGTTCACCTGATACCGCTACGACTTTCGATTGGTGGATATCCACGGCAATGATGTGTCAAGATCATATTGTTGATCGGTTCCTAGCTACCTATAGGGCGCAAAAAGCTGAAAAGGTTAAAAGGCTTTATTTTTTCTCCCTGGAATATTTTCTAGGCAGGCTTCTCCATCAAAACCTCATTAGCTTGGGAATTCTTGAACAAACAAAAAAAGCTCTTATTGGGCTTGGGCTAGATATAGATCAAATTTTTGAAGAAGAGCCTCAAATAGGTCTTGGCAATGGAGGTTTAGGAAGACTAGCGGCCTGTTTTCTTGATAGCCTATCTACACTCAGGTATCCTGCTTTTGGCTATGGTCTTCATTACGAATTTGGCCTTTTTCATCAGGATATAATTAATGGCTACCAGGTAGAAAGACCTGATGATTGGACCAGATTTGGAGTCCCTTGGGAGATTATCCGTCCTCGGTATTCTCAAGTGATCCGACTATATGGAAACATTGACTGGAATAAACAAAAACCCGTTTGGGTAGGTGGGAAAGAAATTCTTGGAGTTCCTTACGATTACTTAATACCCGGCTACAATAGCCCCGTGGTTAACGTGTTACGTCTATGGAGATCCAAATCCACGGTAGAGTTCGATCTTGAAGCCTTTAACCGGGGAGGATATTTTGAAGCGGTTGCCGAAAAAAATTTTTCTGAGTCGATCTCCAAGGTCCTTTATCCTAATGATAAAACAGAAATCGGCAGAGAACTGCGTTTAATTCAACAATATTTTTTCGTCTCCTGTTCTCTCCACGACATCATTCGGAGATTTCTCAAGGAACATAGTAATCTAGACGATTTTCCCTCAAAAGTAGTCATCCATCTCAATGATACCCATCCGGCCATCGCCATTGCTGAACTAATGCGGATTTTCCTCGATGAACATAATCTTTCCTGGTCAAAATCTTGGGAGCTTGTCTCTCAATGTTTTGCTTACACAAACCATACCCTTATGCCTGAAGCCCTTGAAAAATGGTCTGTTCCCCTCTTTGAAAGAGTCTTGCCTAGGCATCTTCAAATCATCTATGAAATAAACAAGCAGCTTTTGGATAACATCCCTTTAAATATACAAGAAAGAGATAAGCTTATCCGACAGGTCTCGCTTATTGAAGAGACCCAACCCAAACTCGTGCGGATGGCTAACCTAGCCATTTGTGGCAGCTATTCCATCAATGGTGTTTCAGCCCTTCATAGCGAGCTGCTTAAAAAGGAACTTTTTCATCCCTTTTATATCTTGTACCCCAAGAAATTTCACAATGTAACCAATGGGATTACTCCTAGACTTTGGCTCCTTGCCTCCAACCCAAGACTGTCTAACCTCATCACAGAAGTGATTGGCGATGGCTGGCCATCTGATCTTGAGCAATTAGATGCCCTGAAACCCTATGCCCAAGACCCTGCTTTCAAGGAAAAGTATAACCTTGTCAAACAATCCAACAAGGCTGAGCTTTCAAGCTTACTCAAGAAAAAGTACAATTTTGTATTAGATCCCGAGGCCATATTCGATGTCCAGATTAAAAGAATCCATGAATACAAAAGACAGCATCTTAATCTCTTACATATACTTTCACTTTACCGCAGGCTTTTAGATAATCCCAACCTCGATATTCATCCCCGGGTTTTTCTCATCGCCGGGAAAGCTGCCCCCGGATATGATCTTGCAAAATGTATCATCAAGGCCATTAACGCGGTCGGTTATAAAATTAATAATGACCCTCGGGTAAATAAAAAACTGCGAGTTTATTTTGTCCCCAACTATGGAGTCTGGTCAGCAAGCAAAATTATTCCTGCAGCAGATGTTTCTGAGCAGATATCCACGGCGGGCAAAGAAGCTTCCGGCACAGGTAACATGAAACTTGCCCTCAATGGTGCACTGACCGTGGGCACCATGGATGGGGCTAATATAGAAATTTTAGAAGCGGTCGGAGAACGCAATATTTTTATTTTCGGCCTCAGAGCCGAAGAAATCAGGAAATTGTCAACATCCGGTTATTCTTCAAGAAAAATCTACGAATCGGATCCCGAGATAAAATACCTTTTGGATTGGTTGAAAAGTGGTGAATTTAGCCAAAACGAACCTCCATCTGTTCTCTATCCGGTAGTTCACAGCCTTATTGATGGAGGAGATCCCTTTTTTGTTCTAGCCGATTTTCATGCCTACAAGCAAACTCAGCTTGAAGTTGATCAGCAATATAAGGACAGGCAAATGTGGATTTCAAAGGCTATCCTTAATACCGCTTCTCTTGGATGGTTTTCAAGCGATCGATCTATCCAACAATATGCTACCAACATTTGGGATCTCTCTCCTTGTTTGCCTAAATAA
- the clpS gene encoding ATP-dependent Clp protease adapter ClpS, with product MAVAQLTSPEVVKEESVEDKVKEAFDQLWGVIVWNDPINLMSYVVYVFQRVLKMSKQDATRHMLEVHNKGKSMVAKETKEKAELLVHQLQGFGLQATMEKT from the coding sequence ATGGCGGTTGCGCAACTTACAAGTCCTGAAGTGGTTAAAGAAGAGTCGGTCGAAGATAAGGTTAAAGAAGCTTTTGACCAGCTTTGGGGTGTAATTGTCTGGAATGACCCGATAAATTTAATGAGTTACGTGGTGTATGTTTTTCAGAGGGTTCTTAAAATGAGCAAACAGGATGCTACCCGTCACATGTTAGAAGTCCATAATAAGGGCAAGAGCATGGTAGCAAAAGAAACAAAAGAAAAGGCAGAACTCCTGGTACACCAGCTTCAAGGTTTTGGTTTGCAAGCGACGATGGAGAAAACGTGA
- the moeB gene encoding molybdopterin-synthase adenylyltransferase MoeB: MKSFLPRIEKTFSEVEFSLEEIKRYGRHLIMPEVTLEGQKKLKAAKVLAVGTGGLGSPLLLYLAAAGVGTIGIVDFDVVDHSNLHRQIVHKTSSVGKPKIESAIDTISEINPNVHIIPYEMALKSENALEIIKDYDCVVDGTDNFPTRYLVNDACVLLGKPNVYGSIFRFEGQSTVFWAEKGPCYRCLYPEPPEPGMVPSCAEGGVLGVLPGVIGVLQAIETVKLILGIGKPLIGRLLHFDALQMRFREYILRKDPDCPLCGKNPTITKLIDYEAFCGLNRQQPVDYNNGVPSMTVEELKRALDRGEDFLLIDVREEHEYQIARIPQSKLIPLSQLQARLHELDSTKKIVIHCKMGGRSLKACHILFNAGFKNIWNVHGGIDAWSQLIDPSIPRY; this comes from the coding sequence ATGAAAAGCTTTCTACCGAGAATAGAAAAAACATTTTCAGAAGTGGAATTCTCTCTTGAAGAAATCAAGCGTTATGGTCGGCATCTGATTATGCCCGAAGTGACCCTAGAGGGGCAAAAAAAGCTAAAAGCGGCCAAAGTATTAGCGGTAGGGACGGGAGGATTAGGATCTCCCCTGCTTCTTTATCTCGCTGCTGCGGGTGTGGGAACGATAGGTATAGTCGATTTCGACGTTGTGGATCATTCCAATCTTCATAGGCAGATTGTTCACAAAACAAGCAGTGTGGGTAAACCCAAAATAGAGTCGGCCATCGATACCATTTCAGAGATCAATCCCAACGTGCACATCATTCCTTACGAGATGGCATTAAAATCTGAAAACGCCTTGGAAATCATCAAAGATTATGATTGCGTAGTTGACGGAACCGATAATTTTCCAACTCGTTACCTGGTGAATGACGCTTGTGTGCTCCTGGGCAAACCCAATGTATATGGATCCATTTTTCGATTTGAAGGGCAGTCGACGGTTTTCTGGGCTGAAAAGGGGCCATGCTATCGTTGTCTTTATCCTGAACCTCCTGAACCTGGAATGGTTCCCAGTTGTGCTGAGGGAGGAGTCTTGGGAGTTCTTCCTGGAGTCATCGGCGTCTTGCAGGCCATTGAAACGGTTAAATTAATTTTGGGTATTGGCAAACCTTTGATTGGCAGGTTGCTTCATTTCGATGCTTTGCAGATGCGTTTCAGGGAATATATACTGAGGAAAGACCCAGATTGTCCGTTGTGCGGGAAAAACCCAACAATTACAAAGCTTATTGACTACGAAGCCTTTTGTGGATTAAATCGGCAACAACCTGTTGATTATAACAATGGAGTGCCTTCGATGACGGTCGAAGAGCTAAAACGGGCTCTCGACAGAGGAGAAGATTTTCTACTGATCGATGTTCGGGAAGAACATGAATATCAAATAGCCCGCATTCCACAATCCAAGCTCATTCCCCTCAGTCAATTACAAGCTAGGCTTCACGAACTGGATAGCACTAAAAAGATCGTGATTCATTGTAAGATGGGGGGAAGAAGTTTAAAAGCCTGTCACATTTTATTTAATGCTGGCTTCAAAAACATTTGGAACGTTCATGGGGGTATTGATGCCTGGAGTCAGTTAATCGATCCCTCTATTCCTCGATACTAA
- a CDS encoding ribonuclease D yields MEQKKEIQLPFFSLNQPIKWIDNKNILQEFLSLIDPSKPIAIDIEGDSLYHYPEKLCVVSLCQGRNLAVIDCLQGNLALLWDVLAATEWICHGMDYDLKMLRKSGCPQPRAIFDTHIAAKLCGFESVGYAHLVSLFFQTKLSKEHQKADWSRRPLSPSLISYTAKDVLYLEKLKEILSRLLQSLGRREWMEQSCKRIQRKIENSFLSSTQQLERMEGIHKLDSLGQSILFELQQWRQKLALLRDIPPFKIIPTEELIQMSFILAHGGSILKIPAVKSLEKEMLGDLLQAIEKGKQNEAQKEPFVGKKLFFLDREAAKRFELLKNKRNKIASFLGIDPSLIASRTILTEMAINPKSARQKLIEDNKLCPWQADLLGI; encoded by the coding sequence ATGGAACAAAAAAAAGAAATTCAACTCCCCTTCTTTTCATTAAATCAGCCGATAAAATGGATCGATAACAAAAACATCCTTCAAGAATTTTTATCTTTAATTGACCCTTCAAAACCTATTGCCATCGATATTGAAGGAGACAGCCTCTATCACTATCCTGAAAAACTATGCGTGGTTTCCCTCTGTCAAGGACGAAATTTAGCGGTTATCGACTGCCTCCAAGGCAACTTAGCTCTGCTTTGGGATGTTCTTGCAGCAACCGAATGGATCTGTCATGGAATGGATTATGATCTAAAAATGCTCAGAAAGTCGGGTTGCCCTCAACCCAGAGCAATTTTCGATACCCATATCGCGGCTAAACTTTGTGGTTTTGAGTCTGTCGGATATGCTCATCTTGTCTCGTTATTTTTCCAAACAAAACTCTCTAAGGAACATCAAAAAGCCGATTGGTCTCGTAGGCCACTATCTCCATCTTTAATCAGCTACACAGCCAAAGATGTCCTTTATCTTGAAAAACTTAAAGAAATTTTATCCAGGCTTCTCCAAAGCCTTGGAAGGAGAGAGTGGATGGAACAGAGCTGCAAAAGAATCCAGAGAAAAATCGAAAATTCTTTTCTCAGCTCTACTCAGCAACTGGAAAGAATGGAAGGCATTCACAAACTGGATTCCTTGGGTCAATCGATTTTATTTGAATTGCAACAGTGGCGACAGAAACTCGCTCTTCTAAGGGATATTCCTCCTTTTAAAATCATTCCTACCGAAGAGCTCATTCAAATGAGTTTCATCTTGGCTCATGGTGGATCGATTTTAAAGATTCCTGCTGTTAAAAGCCTGGAAAAAGAGATGCTTGGTGATTTGTTACAAGCGATAGAAAAGGGAAAACAAAATGAAGCCCAAAAAGAACCTTTCGTTGGAAAAAAATTATTTTTCTTAGATAGGGAAGCAGCCAAAAGATTTGAACTGTTGAAAAATAAACGCAACAAAATAGCCTCTTTTCTTGGCATAGATCCTTCATTGATCGCTTCTAGGACCATTTTAACCGAAATGGCGATTAACCCTAAATCGGCGCGCCAGAAGTTAATTGAAGACAACAAGCTTTGTCCATGGCAAGCAGATTTACTGGGGATATGA
- a CDS encoding YebC/PmpR family DNA-binding transcriptional regulator, with amino-acid sequence MAGHSHWAKVKHQKGLTDIRKGKLFSKLSREISIAARLGGGDPTFNSRLRRAIATARDEGVPQENIMRAIQKGTGEIAGSHYEEVLYEGYGPGGVAVLIEAATDNRNRTTAEIRNLFSKHGGNLGAAGSVSWIFQKRGKIVVDAEKNDFDKVFEVALEAGAEEVEQKGTEIEVIVLPEKLDELQKQFDSAGIVIKSSQMIYIPKNSISLSDKETLKSLFRLLDILEDQDDVQNVYANFDAPQEILEQCE; translated from the coding sequence ATGGCTGGACATAGTCATTGGGCAAAGGTCAAACACCAGAAAGGCTTGACCGATATTCGAAAAGGAAAACTCTTTAGCAAACTTTCCAGGGAGATCTCCATTGCTGCACGGCTTGGAGGAGGAGATCCCACTTTCAATTCAAGGCTTAGGAGGGCCATTGCTACTGCACGAGACGAAGGGGTGCCTCAAGAAAACATAATGCGAGCCATACAGAAAGGAACGGGAGAAATTGCTGGTAGTCATTATGAAGAAGTGCTTTATGAAGGCTATGGCCCAGGTGGGGTAGCTGTCTTGATTGAAGCGGCTACAGATAATCGAAATAGAACGACAGCAGAGATCCGAAACCTCTTTTCAAAACATGGAGGAAATCTTGGAGCCGCAGGAAGTGTGAGTTGGATATTCCAGAAAAGAGGTAAAATTGTTGTTGATGCCGAGAAGAACGACTTCGATAAGGTTTTTGAAGTCGCTCTCGAAGCTGGAGCTGAAGAAGTTGAACAAAAGGGGACTGAAATAGAAGTGATCGTTTTGCCCGAAAAACTCGATGAACTCCAAAAACAATTCGACTCGGCTGGAATTGTAATCAAATCTAGCCAAATGATCTATATTCCCAAAAATTCGATTTCCCTTTCAGACAAAGAAACGCTTAAATCCCTATTTCGTCTTCTTGATATTCTTGAAGACCAGGATGACGTTCAAAATGTCTATGCCAATTTCGATGCTCCTCAAGAAATTTTAGAACAATGTGAGTAA